The bacterium genomic sequence CTCACCGGTGTCCAGTTCGAGAATCCCCATCCGGATCACCTCGAGCTCGTCTGGGACCAGGTCCTCGACGCCGGGAAGAAGCTCGCCCGCTTTCTCTACGAGCGAACGGCGCTCCACGAGCTCGGCCTCGAGGAGGCGATGGGCCTCGCGCAGGTCACCCGCTTCCGTTCCCTGAGCCCCGGCGACATGATCTACCGCCAGGGCCAGACCGGCGACGGCGGTGACTCGATCTTCCTGATCATCGAGGGCTCGGTCACGCTCCAGGTCCGCGTCCGCGACGCCTTCGAGCGCCCGCTCACCCAGCTCCAGGTGGGCGATCTCTTCGGCGGTCTGCCGCTCCTCGCGGATCTGCCCCACGCCGAGAGCGCCGTCGCGAACGACCACGTCAAGCTCCTCGAGCTCGACGCGGGCGCGTTCCGACACCTTCGGAGCATGAAGCCCTGGCTCGGGCATCGCCTCGGCGTCGCCCTCCTCCGCGTCCACGCGCAGCGCATGGGCAAGATCATCGGCCTCGTCAGCGATCCATCCTGACTCCGGTATCCTGCTGATCCCACGGACCGGCGCAGCTCCTGCCCCCGAAGCGTGCGCGAGCACCTTCGAGTGATTCGTGAAGGATTGGAGGCCATGCAGGACCGGCTCGTCTTCCTGATCGGTTCGCCGCGTTCGGGCTCGACGCTGCTCTCGCGCGTGCTCGGGGCCCACTCGGCGATCTTCGCCCCCGAAGAGCCGCACCTGATCACGCCTCTGGCCCACCTCGGCTACTACGACGCGGTCGAGGAAGCGCCCTACGACCCCGTGATCACGCGGACCGCGGCACGCGCGCTGGTCGCCGCGCTGCCGAACGGGGAGGCCGATTATCTCGAGGCATTGCGGTCCTATACGGACAAGATCTACG encodes the following:
- a CDS encoding cyclic nucleotide-binding domain-containing protein; this translates as MNQPDDQAPSEDSAAASRPAAPVDPLEVRSNPRVGTDLAVELYATDFSGALVGRTRDLSIGGACIATPSPFSVKGVQRIVLDLPTQRVMLDAIGCWQREDPAEGVILTGVQFENPHPDHLELVWDQVLDAGKKLARFLYERTALHELGLEEAMGLAQVTRFRSLSPGDMIYRQGQTGDGGDSIFLIIEGSVTLQVRVRDAFERPLTQLQVGDLFGGLPLLADLPHAESAVANDHVKLLELDAGAFRHLRSMKPWLGHRLGVALLRVHAQRMGKIIGLVSDPS